A region of Enoplosus armatus isolate fEnoArm2 chromosome 14, fEnoArm2.hap1, whole genome shotgun sequence DNA encodes the following proteins:
- the cables1 gene encoding CDK5 and ABL1 enzyme substrate 1 isoform X1, with amino-acid sequence MAAATSSNTSTATLQIKHSSIEHTRKRIDPRRRQAALSFLSNISLDGRPVQDDADNQNEEDTSPEARTRQSLVSERSAYGAAGAAGAAAAAAAAAAATTAAQALAFANQALLASSRASFGTGPAAAPTSTDTDGDAFAPSTFSSPFSAVPASTRGRLQTYTQGILPAPYSRQSSQNYCLEGGQIANSAIELQRSRRRLISQRSSLETLEDIEENAPLRRCRTLSGSPRPKSFKKIHFIKNMRQHDMRNGRIVLISGRRSFYSVFSVLPYRDCSQAGDVKLEGGRQRHPSGGVSAKEMVIGLEGVELGADGKTVSYTQFLYPTNVLGGRRNTIDSTSSFSQSRNASHRSLSLGRANSNQSSLDTGNDLGDFREYDPNLLDDPQWPCGKHKRVLIFPSYMTTVIEYVKPSDLKKDMNETFKEKFPHIRLTLSKIRSLKREIRKLAQDECSYEEPTVAMAFVYFEKLVLQGKLNKQNRKLCAGACVLLAAKIGGDLKKHEVKLLIDKLEERFRVNRRELIAFEFPVLVALEFNLHLPEHEIMPHYRRLLQTS; translated from the exons ATGGCGGCTGCCACGAGCAGCAACACATCCACAGCCACGCTACAGATCAAGCACTCCAGTATCGAGCATACGCGGAAACGCATAGACCCGAGGAGGAGGCAAGCGGCGCTGTCTTTTCTCAGCAACATATCTCTAGATGGACGACCCGTGCAAGACGATGCAGACAATCAAAACGAAGAGGATACCTCGCCTGAGGCTAGGACTAGACAGAGCCTGGTTTCGGAGCGCTCGGCGTACGGAGCTGCTGGCGCCGccggagctgctgctgctgcagctgcggcggcggcggcgacCACGGCCGCCCAGGCGCTCGCTTTTGCAAACCAGGCTCTCCTCGCCAGCAGTCGGGCCAGTTTTGGGACGGGTCCCGCAGCTGCCCCGACGAGTACAGACACGGACGGCGACGCTTTCGCGCCTTCGACGTTCAGCTCGCCTTTCTCCGCGGTCCCAGCCTCGACGAGAGGGAGGCTGCAGACGTACACTCAGGGAATCCTACCTGCCCCTTACTCCAGGCAATCCTCCCAGAACTACTGCCTGGAGGGCGGACAGATAGCCAACTCTGCGATAGAGCTGCAGAGGTCAAG ACGAAGACTCATCTCTCAGCGCTCTTCGCTTGAAACGCTAGAGGACATTGAGGAGAATGCTCCTCTGCGCAG ATGCCGGACCCTATCGGGTTCACCCCGACCAAAGAGCTTCAAGAAGATCCACTTCATAAAGAACATGAGGCAACATGATATGCGCAATGGAAG gaTAGTCCTTATCAGTGGCAGAAGATCCTTCTATAGTGTATTTTCTGTCCTGCCCTATCGAGATTGTAGCCAAGCAGG GGATGTAAAGCTGGAAGGAGGGCGTCAGCGGCACCCGTCAGGAGGCGTCAGTGCCAAGGAGATGGTGATCGGGCTGGAGGGGGTGGAGTTAGGAGCTGATGGAAAG ACTGTGTCCTACACCCAGTTCCTGTATCCCACTAATGTGCTGGGCGGTCGAAGAAACACCATCGACTCCACCTCGTCCTTCTCTCAGTCTCGCAACGCCAGCCATAGAAGCCTCAGTTTGGGCCGAGCCAACAGCAACCAGAGCAGCTTAGACACAG GGAATGATTTGGGGGACTTTCGCGAGTACGACCCCAATCTGCTGGACGACCCCCAGTGGCCTTGTGGAAAACACAAGAGAGTCCTCATCTTCCCTTCCTACATG actaCGGTCATCGAATACGTCAAACCCTCTGACCTCAAGAAGGACATGAACGAAACCTTCAAGGAGAAATTCCCCCACATAAGGCTTACGCTCAGCAAGATTAGGAg CTTGAAAAGGGAGATAAGAAAGTTGGCCCAGGACGAATGCAGTTATGAGGAACCGACAGTGGCCATGGCTTTCGTCTACTTTGAAAAACTTGTTCTTCAAGGCAAACTAAACAAGCAGAACCGTAAACTTTGTGCTGGAGCTTGTGTCCTTCTGGCGGCCAAGATTGGTGGTGATCTCAAGAAACACGAGGTCAAGCTCCTGATAGAC AAACTGGAAGAGAGGTTCAGAGTGAACCGCCGAGAGCTGATAGCCTTCGAGTTCCCTGTCCTGGTGGCGTTGGAGTTCAACCTGCACCTGCCAGAGCACGAGATCATGCCCCACTACAGACGCCTGCTGCAGACCTCCTAG
- the cables1 gene encoding CDK5 and ABL1 enzyme substrate 1 isoform X2, whose protein sequence is MAAATSSNTSTATLQIKHSSIEHTRKRIDPRRRQAALSFLSNISLDGRPVQDDADNQNEEDTSPEARTRQSLVSERSAYGAAGALAFANQALLASSRASFGTGPAAAPTSTDTDGDAFAPSTFSSPFSAVPASTRGRLQTYTQGILPAPYSRQSSQNYCLEGGQIANSAIELQRSRRRLISQRSSLETLEDIEENAPLRRCRTLSGSPRPKSFKKIHFIKNMRQHDMRNGRIVLISGRRSFYSVFSVLPYRDCSQAGDVKLEGGRQRHPSGGVSAKEMVIGLEGVELGADGKTVSYTQFLYPTNVLGGRRNTIDSTSSFSQSRNASHRSLSLGRANSNQSSLDTGNDLGDFREYDPNLLDDPQWPCGKHKRVLIFPSYMTTVIEYVKPSDLKKDMNETFKEKFPHIRLTLSKIRSLKREIRKLAQDECSYEEPTVAMAFVYFEKLVLQGKLNKQNRKLCAGACVLLAAKIGGDLKKHEVKLLIDKLEERFRVNRRELIAFEFPVLVALEFNLHLPEHEIMPHYRRLLQTS, encoded by the exons ATGGCGGCTGCCACGAGCAGCAACACATCCACAGCCACGCTACAGATCAAGCACTCCAGTATCGAGCATACGCGGAAACGCATAGACCCGAGGAGGAGGCAAGCGGCGCTGTCTTTTCTCAGCAACATATCTCTAGATGGACGACCCGTGCAAGACGATGCAGACAATCAAAACGAAGAGGATACCTCGCCTGAGGCTAGGACTAGACAGAGCCTGGTTTCGGAGCGCTCGGCGTACGGAGCTGCTGGC GCGCTCGCTTTTGCAAACCAGGCTCTCCTCGCCAGCAGTCGGGCCAGTTTTGGGACGGGTCCCGCAGCTGCCCCGACGAGTACAGACACGGACGGCGACGCTTTCGCGCCTTCGACGTTCAGCTCGCCTTTCTCCGCGGTCCCAGCCTCGACGAGAGGGAGGCTGCAGACGTACACTCAGGGAATCCTACCTGCCCCTTACTCCAGGCAATCCTCCCAGAACTACTGCCTGGAGGGCGGACAGATAGCCAACTCTGCGATAGAGCTGCAGAGGTCAAG ACGAAGACTCATCTCTCAGCGCTCTTCGCTTGAAACGCTAGAGGACATTGAGGAGAATGCTCCTCTGCGCAG ATGCCGGACCCTATCGGGTTCACCCCGACCAAAGAGCTTCAAGAAGATCCACTTCATAAAGAACATGAGGCAACATGATATGCGCAATGGAAG gaTAGTCCTTATCAGTGGCAGAAGATCCTTCTATAGTGTATTTTCTGTCCTGCCCTATCGAGATTGTAGCCAAGCAGG GGATGTAAAGCTGGAAGGAGGGCGTCAGCGGCACCCGTCAGGAGGCGTCAGTGCCAAGGAGATGGTGATCGGGCTGGAGGGGGTGGAGTTAGGAGCTGATGGAAAG ACTGTGTCCTACACCCAGTTCCTGTATCCCACTAATGTGCTGGGCGGTCGAAGAAACACCATCGACTCCACCTCGTCCTTCTCTCAGTCTCGCAACGCCAGCCATAGAAGCCTCAGTTTGGGCCGAGCCAACAGCAACCAGAGCAGCTTAGACACAG GGAATGATTTGGGGGACTTTCGCGAGTACGACCCCAATCTGCTGGACGACCCCCAGTGGCCTTGTGGAAAACACAAGAGAGTCCTCATCTTCCCTTCCTACATG actaCGGTCATCGAATACGTCAAACCCTCTGACCTCAAGAAGGACATGAACGAAACCTTCAAGGAGAAATTCCCCCACATAAGGCTTACGCTCAGCAAGATTAGGAg CTTGAAAAGGGAGATAAGAAAGTTGGCCCAGGACGAATGCAGTTATGAGGAACCGACAGTGGCCATGGCTTTCGTCTACTTTGAAAAACTTGTTCTTCAAGGCAAACTAAACAAGCAGAACCGTAAACTTTGTGCTGGAGCTTGTGTCCTTCTGGCGGCCAAGATTGGTGGTGATCTCAAGAAACACGAGGTCAAGCTCCTGATAGAC AAACTGGAAGAGAGGTTCAGAGTGAACCGCCGAGAGCTGATAGCCTTCGAGTTCCCTGTCCTGGTGGCGTTGGAGTTCAACCTGCACCTGCCAGAGCACGAGATCATGCCCCACTACAGACGCCTGCTGCAGACCTCCTAG